A part of Gemmatimonadota bacterium genomic DNA contains:
- a CDS encoding MMPL family transporter: protein MFPRTWTAAAAPWVALALAVVGLLGVWAFVDLSPEVEGDFFFAEDDPQLQASQQISERYGSGSQIVVRVADLSGDPDAYEDRIEGLTDAFLAIDGISGAYSITTDDPSSPLFSRVLLTPDSSATNIILVVDDADPEILLPRLEELIANHDGPDLDIVMSGVPVIVELIRRNLFRDLVVFSLAAALVFGVLIALIYRDVAIVVGTLTTCFVAVSVTLMITQALGVGIGLLTANLVTIVFVLTLSHVVFLTANWLRVSQAETDRVEALRQGIHATLESSFWSMTTTLLGFLSLLIATAKPLRELGIAGAIGTLTAIAVAYSVYPAFLGRWASVRERRERVAKLGSPAGSKVVVGVAAAIVVVLGVGTFRLDTDPGLLTYFAQGTELRDGLERIDADGGSSTLDIIFRDSEGGRLDSDLVFQKMQAMQAALEADSAVGVVLGPSVLLEHARTLPLARFMSLQVLLDLASNPQLGSVGLGYVSAERDEGHFFLRMRESVDEPSRDAVIDRLRSHTREAGLEPVLVGGLYDLQAQLGKLIASSLKVGIGGLLLLFLGVAMVVSRSLATTARMWLCLAGIPLVVLGTFGHFGIAVDIITSPAANVALAMGVDSMIHLVVRVRRLSGAGVEAPWAAALSQIRAPVLGATGIICAGFGIFVLSSFPPTQRFGLAVILGTVTAATMALVVLPRLVSRPAAGEAQATAA from the coding sequence ATGTTCCCCCGTACTTGGACGGCCGCCGCCGCCCCGTGGGTCGCGTTGGCGCTGGCCGTGGTCGGTCTTCTCGGTGTGTGGGCTTTCGTCGACCTGTCCCCCGAGGTCGAGGGCGACTTCTTCTTCGCCGAGGACGACCCACAGCTTCAAGCGTCGCAACAGATCAGCGAGCGATACGGCTCCGGCTCGCAGATCGTCGTTCGGGTGGCGGATCTGAGCGGCGACCCCGACGCCTACGAAGATCGCATCGAGGGCCTCACCGACGCGTTCTTGGCCATCGACGGCATCTCCGGTGCGTACAGCATCACGACGGACGATCCGAGCTCTCCCCTGTTCAGCCGAGTGCTGCTCACGCCGGACTCGAGCGCGACGAACATCATTTTGGTAGTCGACGACGCCGATCCGGAGATCCTCCTCCCCAGGCTCGAGGAGCTGATCGCGAATCATGACGGTCCTGACCTCGACATCGTGATGTCGGGCGTCCCGGTCATCGTAGAGTTGATCCGTAGGAATCTGTTCCGTGATCTCGTGGTCTTCAGCCTCGCCGCGGCGCTCGTCTTCGGAGTTCTGATCGCGTTGATCTACCGCGACGTGGCCATCGTCGTGGGCACGCTGACGACATGCTTCGTGGCAGTCAGCGTTACGCTGATGATCACGCAGGCGCTCGGCGTCGGGATCGGTCTGCTCACCGCGAACCTCGTCACGATCGTCTTCGTGCTCACGCTTTCCCATGTGGTATTCCTGACCGCGAATTGGTTGCGTGTGAGCCAGGCCGAGACCGATAGAGTCGAGGCGCTGCGCCAGGGGATCCACGCCACGCTAGAGAGTTCGTTCTGGAGCATGACGACCACGCTGCTGGGCTTCCTGAGTCTGCTCATCGCGACCGCAAAGCCGCTTCGGGAGCTCGGCATCGCGGGCGCGATCGGGACGCTGACGGCGATCGCGGTCGCCTACTCGGTGTACCCCGCTTTCCTCGGTCGATGGGCGTCGGTCAGGGAGCGTCGGGAGCGCGTCGCCAAACTCGGTTCTCCCGCCGGGAGTAAGGTGGTGGTGGGGGTAGCCGCCGCGATCGTAGTCGTCCTGGGTGTCGGCACGTTCCGGCTTGATACCGATCCCGGCCTTCTGACGTACTTCGCGCAAGGGACCGAGCTGCGCGATGGACTCGAGCGCATCGATGCGGACGGTGGCAGCAGCACGCTGGACATCATCTTCCGCGACTCGGAGGGCGGCCGCCTCGATTCCGACCTTGTGTTTCAGAAGATGCAGGCCATGCAGGCGGCGCTCGAGGCGGACTCGGCCGTCGGGGTCGTGCTGGGGCCCTCGGTGCTGCTCGAGCACGCGCGCACGCTGCCACTCGCCCGCTTCATGAGCTTGCAGGTCCTGCTCGATTTGGCCTCGAATCCGCAGCTCGGATCGGTCGGCCTGGGGTATGTGTCCGCCGAGCGTGACGAGGGCCACTTCTTCCTGCGCATGCGCGAGTCGGTCGATGAGCCCTCACGTGACGCGGTCATCGACCGGTTGCGCTCGCATACCCGAGAGGCGGGGCTGGAGCCGGTACTGGTGGGGGGGCTGTACGACCTGCAGGCTCAGCTCGGCAAGCTGATCGCGTCGAGCCTCAAGGTCGGGATCGGAGGGCTGCTGCTGCTCTTCCTCGGCGTCGCGATGGTGGTGTCGCGCTCCCTCGCGACGACCGCGCGTATGTGGCTCTGCCTGGCCGGAATCCCGCTGGTGGTGCTGGGCACGTTCGGCCACTTCGGCATCGCGGTCGACATCATCACCTCACCCGCGGCGAACGTCGCCCTCGCGATGGGCGTCGACTCGATGATCCACCTCGTCGTCCGGGTCCGACGGCTATCAGGCGCGGGCGTAGAGGCACCGTGGGCCGCGGCGTTGAGCCAGATTCGTGCGCCGGTGCTCGGAGCGACGGGCATCATCTGTGCAGGCTTCGGCATCTTTGTGCTGTCTTCGTTCCCGCCCACGCAGAGGTTCGGCCTTGCGGTCATCCTGGGCACGGTCACGGCCGCGACGATGGCGCTCGTGGTGCTGCCGCGGCTCGTTTCGCGGCCCGCTGCTGGTGAAGCACAAGCGACGGCTGCATGA
- a CDS encoding nuclear transport factor 2 family protein → MSRRVLGLGLVLLLLGAVPNVRAQEAEVSAAVTATLAAWADGEYETFVGFYHPDARGFFLDGGALIQGFSAPALEAMAQAGFQVDVEVRDLDVQMYGSMAVSVAYFEGALTLPGGLVLEGTWRYSETRVETDDGWKVVQFHMSPQQSGTGGIPSGTGD, encoded by the coding sequence GTGTCTCGTCGCGTTTTGGGGTTGGGCCTGGTACTGCTGCTCCTGGGAGCAGTTCCGAATGTACGCGCTCAGGAGGCTGAGGTCTCGGCTGCGGTGACCGCGACCCTCGCAGCTTGGGCGGACGGCGAGTACGAAACGTTCGTCGGCTTCTATCACCCCGACGCGCGCGGATTCTTCCTGGACGGTGGCGCGCTCATACAAGGCTTCAGTGCGCCGGCGCTGGAGGCGATGGCCCAAGCCGGTTTCCAAGTGGACGTCGAAGTGCGCGATCTCGACGTGCAGATGTACGGATCGATGGCTGTGTCGGTCGCCTACTTCGAAGGCGCGCTCACGCTACCGGGTGGCCTGGTGCTCGAGGGAACGTGGCGCTATTCGGAGACACGCGTCGAGACGGACGACGGCTGGAAGGTCGTACAGTTCCACATGTCCCCGCAGCAGTCAGGGACGGGTGGCATCCCTTCTGGGACGGGAGACTAG